One genomic segment of Fusobacterium nucleatum includes these proteins:
- a CDS encoding autotransporter serine protease fusolisin translates to MRKEILKSKIMLIALASILFVSCGGGGGGGGGSSNLPLRPTPSVPGKPSTPTETDPAYKFPTTSNPLDSRKGDMSALKTSLYNNQVASGTSIPKDTRESNGLVGGVNEGKLEGSGVKVAILDANFINAVRSGANSAEDKDGNPVTRRRDRSLTDVYTDVDIVDESPNHPYIKEAVPGNIRSTGLEHGEEVLEVVRDLEWAPNNYAFTDFPDNKPKNKIKTILGTVGWDYTYVKNGENKNRVAAILPTQEVYEAAMAKFGNQSVKIFNQSFGSEESYNDSKYRSYKGEGNLPLPFAKMHSTDPDKLMIPYFRDVIENKGGLFIWAAGNKKDTVSSLEAGLPYFDKRLEKGWISVVGVKVEKKSGGITTYNVIDALSHAGSEAAYWSISADERGMKKIIINPHTGRKEYEVGIGSSYAAPRVTRAAALVYEKYDWMTADQIRQTLFTTTDETNVTFRKPDRRVSSSPDSEYGWGMLNQERALKGPGAFMNVTSNSSASKIFSANLPAGKTSYFDNDIFGDGGLEKLGLGTLHLTGNNSFTGGSTVTAGTLEIHQVHSSPITVGANGTLVLNPKAIVGYDSWAWGTIGTINPQKITHEGLKVKNYGTVKFKGTTAIIGGDYVAYDGSNTQVGFKNSVKVLGKIRIQNGNISVLSNDYITQNEKSTIMEGKSFEGNIANVETNGMRTANVEVQDGKVVATLSRQNPVEYIGENAEASSKNVAENVENVFQDLDKKVLSGTATKEELVMGAIVQNMSTMGFRSATEMMSGEIYASAQALTFSQAQNINRDLSNRLAGLDNFKNSNKDSEVWFSAIGSGGKLRRDGYASADTRVTGGQFGIDTKFKGTTTLGVAMNYSYAKANFNRYAGESKSDMVGVSFYAKQDLPYGFYTAGRLGLSNISSKVERELLTSTGETVTGKIKHHDKMLSAYVEIGKKFGWFTPFIGYSQDYLRRGSFNESEASWGVKADGKNYRATNFLVGARAEYVGDKYKLQAYVTQAINTDKRDLSYEGRFTGSAAKQKFYGVKQSKNTTWIGFGAFGEISPVFGVYGNVDFRVEDKKWADSVISTGLQYRF, encoded by the coding sequence ATGAGAAAAGAAATTTTAAAAAGTAAAATAATGTTAATTGCTCTAGCTTCTATTTTATTTGTAAGTTGTGGTGGAGGCGGAGGAGGAGGTGGGGGTTCTAGTAACTTACCACTAAGACCAACACCAAGTGTTCCAGGTAAACCTAGCACACCTACTGAAACTGATCCAGCATACAAATTCCCAACAACAAGCAATCCATTGGACAGTAGAAAGGGAGATATGTCAGCTTTAAAGACAAGTCTTTATAATAATCAAGTAGCTTCAGGAACAAGTATTCCAAAGGATACCAGAGAAAGTAATGGACTTGTAGGTGGAGTCAATGAAGGGAAATTAGAAGGTAGTGGAGTGAAGGTTGCAATACTAGATGCTAATTTTATAAATGCAGTAAGAAGTGGAGCTAATAGTGCTGAAGATAAAGATGGAAATCCTGTAACTAGAAGAAGAGATAGATCTTTAACAGATGTATATACAGATGTAGATATAGTTGATGAATCACCAAATCATCCATATATAAAAGAAGCAGTTCCAGGAAATATAAGATCAACTGGATTAGAGCATGGAGAAGAAGTTTTAGAAGTTGTAAGAGATTTAGAATGGGCTCCGAATAACTATGCATTCACTGATTTTCCAGATAATAAGCCTAAAAATAAAATTAAGACAATTTTAGGAACTGTTGGCTGGGATTATACCTATGTAAAAAATGGAGAAAATAAAAATAGAGTAGCTGCAATTCTTCCAACACAAGAAGTTTATGAAGCGGCAATGGCTAAGTTTGGAAATCAAAGTGTAAAAATATTTAATCAATCTTTTGGAAGTGAAGAGTCTTATAATGATTCAAAATATAGAAGCTATAAAGGAGAAGGAAATTTACCATTACCTTTTGCAAAAATGCATTCAACTGATCCAGATAAACTAATGATTCCTTATTTTAGAGATGTAATAGAAAATAAGGGTGGATTGTTTATTTGGGCAGCAGGAAATAAAAAGGATACAGTTTCCTCACTGGAAGCAGGGCTACCATACTTTGATAAAAGATTAGAAAAAGGGTGGATTTCAGTTGTTGGAGTAAAAGTTGAAAAGAAAAGTGGAGGAATAACAACCTATAATGTAATAGATGCACTATCTCATGCAGGATCAGAAGCAGCCTATTGGTCTATTTCAGCTGATGAGAGAGGTATGAAAAAGATTATAATTAATCCTCATACAGGAAGGAAAGAATATGAAGTAGGAATAGGTTCATCCTATGCAGCACCTAGAGTAACAAGAGCAGCAGCTTTGGTATATGAGAAATATGATTGGATGACAGCTGATCAAATTCGTCAAACCTTATTTACTACAACAGATGAAACAAATGTAACTTTTAGAAAACCTGATAGAAGAGTTAGTAGCAGTCCAGATTCAGAGTATGGCTGGGGAATGCTAAATCAAGAAAGAGCATTAAAAGGACCAGGAGCATTTATGAATGTAACTTCTAATTCTTCTGCTTCAAAAATATTTAGTGCAAATCTTCCAGCAGGAAAAACATCATATTTTGATAATGATATTTTTGGGGATGGAGGTTTAGAAAAGCTAGGTTTAGGAACACTTCATCTAACTGGGAATAACTCATTTACTGGTGGAAGTACAGTAACAGCTGGAACTCTTGAAATTCATCAAGTGCATTCAAGCCCTATAACTGTCGGAGCAAATGGAACTTTGGTGCTAAATCCTAAGGCAATAGTTGGTTATGATTCTTGGGCTTGGGGAACTATTGGAACTATAAATCCTCAAAAAATAACACATGAAGGATTAAAAGTAAAAAATTATGGAACAGTAAAATTTAAAGGAACAACTGCAATAATAGGTGGAGATTATGTTGCTTATGATGGTTCAAATACACAAGTAGGTTTTAAAAATTCAGTTAAAGTTTTAGGGAAAATAAGAATTCAAAATGGAAATATAAGTGTATTATCAAATGATTATATTACTCAAAATGAAAAATCCACAATAATGGAAGGAAAATCGTTTGAAGGAAATATTGCTAATGTAGAAACAAATGGGATGAGAACAGCAAATGTGGAAGTACAAGATGGAAAAGTAGTAGCAACATTATCAAGACAAAATCCAGTTGAATATATAGGAGAAAATGCAGAAGCTTCATCTAAAAATGTGGCAGAAAATGTAGAAAATGTTTTCCAAGATTTAGATAAAAAAGTATTATCTGGTACAGCAACAAAAGAAGAATTAGTTATGGGAGCCATAGTACAGAATATGTCAACAATGGGCTTTAGATCAGCAACAGAAATGATGTCAGGAGAAATATATGCATCAGCACAAGCATTGACTTTCTCACAAGCACAAAATATAAATAGAGATTTATCAAATAGATTAGCTGGATTAGATAACTTTAAAAATTCTAATAAAGACTCAGAAGTATGGTTCTCAGCAATAGGAAGTGGAGGAAAATTAAGAAGAGATGGATATGCATCAGCAGACACAAGAGTAACAGGAGGACAATTTGGTATAGATACTAAATTTAAAGGAACAACAACTCTTGGAGTAGCGATGAATTACTCTTATGCGAAGGCAAACTTCAATAGATATGCAGGCGAATCAAAGAGTGATATGGTAGGAGTATCATTCTATGCAAAACAAGATTTACCATATGGATTCTATACAGCGGGTAGATTAGGATTATCAAATATTTCTTCAAAAGTTGAAAGAGAATTGTTGACATCAACAGGAGAAACAGTAACAGGAAAGATAAAACATCATGATAAAATGTTATCAGCTTATGTAGAAATAGGAAAGAAATTTGGATGGTTTACACCATTTATAGGATACTCACAGGATTATTTAAGAAGAGGAAGTTTTAATGAATCAGAAGCATCTTGGGGAGTAAAAGCAGATGGAAAGAATTACAGAGCAACAAATTTCTTAGTAGGGGCAAGAGCAGAATATGTAGGAGATAAATATAAACTACAAGCTTATGTAACACAAGCGATAAATACAGATAAGAGAGATTTATCATATGAAGGAAGATTTACAGGAAGTGCAGCAAAGCAAAAATTCTATGGAGTAAAACAATCAAAGAATACAACATGGATAGGCTTTGGAGCATTTGGAGAAATAAGTCCAGTATTTGGAGTATATGGAAATGTAGATTTCAGAGTAGAGGATAAGAAATGGGCAGATTCAGTAATCTCAACAGGATTACAATATAGATTCTAA
- a CDS encoding PhzF family phenazine biosynthesis protein encodes MKIYICDAFSSEIFKGNQAGVVILEEKEDYPNETLMKNIATELKHSETAFVKKIDNRKFKIRYFTPTEEVELCGHATISVFSVLRELKLISSGKYTAETLAGSLEIIIDKDFIWMDMASPKIEYIFNLDEIKKIYSAFNLDIAQASKNLIPKIVNTGLSDIIIPIENKEILDSFIMNKEKVIELSKKYKVIGAHLFALDKDKKVTAFCRNIAPLVGIDEECATGTSNGALTHYLKDYNIISTQDMNTFIQGETMGRASTILSRYKEDGMTIQIGGNAVISFECKLY; translated from the coding sequence ATGAAAATATATATTTGTGATGCTTTTTCTTCTGAAATTTTTAAAGGAAATCAAGCTGGTGTTGTTATATTAGAAGAAAAGGAGGATTATCCTAATGAAACTTTAATGAAAAATATTGCAACTGAATTAAAACATTCTGAAACTGCTTTTGTAAAGAAAATTGATAATAGAAAATTTAAAATAAGATATTTTACTCCAACAGAAGAAGTTGAATTATGTGGTCATGCAACAATTTCTGTTTTTTCTGTTTTAAGAGAATTAAAATTAATATCTAGTGGCAAATATACTGCTGAAACTTTAGCAGGTAGTTTAGAAATAATTATTGATAAAGATTTTATTTGGATGGATATGGCTAGTCCTAAGATAGAATATATATTTAATTTAGATGAAATTAAAAAAATCTACTCTGCATTTAACTTGGATATAGCTCAAGCTTCCAAAAATCTAATTCCAAAAATTGTAAATACAGGTCTAAGTGATATTATTATTCCTATTGAAAATAAAGAAATTTTAGATAGTTTTATTATGAATAAAGAAAAGGTGATAGAACTTTCAAAAAAATATAAAGTTATAGGAGCTCATTTATTTGCACTTGATAAAGATAAAAAAGTAACTGCTTTTTGTAGAAATATTGCTCCCTTAGTTGGGATAGATGAAGAATGTGCAACAGGAACATCAAATGGTGCTTTAACTCATTATTTAAAAGACTATAATATTATTTCAACACAAGATATGAATACTTTTATACAAGGTGAAACAATGGGTAGGGCTTCAACTATATTAAGTAGATATAAAGAAGATGGAATGACTATACAGATTGGAGGAAACGCAGTAATTTCTTTTGAATGTAAACTTTACTGA
- a CDS encoding ABC transporter ATP-binding protein — translation MAMLEVKDLEVFYDNIQALKGVSLEINEGEVVSIIGANGAGKTTTLQTISGLITPKSGFITFEGKNLLKERAHNICKLGIAQVPEGRRIFSQLAVKDNLKLGQFTIKDSVEKKEEDRANFYKVFPRMSERKNQLAGTLSGGEQQMLAMGRALMSRPKLLILDEPSMGLSPLFVKEIFGVIKQLKEKGTTILLIEQNAKMALSISDRAYVIETGEIVLEGNAKDLLHNDRVKKAYLGG, via the coding sequence ATGGCAATGTTAGAAGTAAAAGACCTAGAAGTTTTTTATGATAATATACAAGCTCTTAAAGGAGTTTCATTAGAAATTAATGAAGGAGAAGTTGTATCAATTATAGGAGCTAATGGAGCAGGAAAAACAACAACATTACAAACAATATCTGGACTTATTACTCCTAAAAGTGGTTTTATAACATTTGAAGGAAAAAATCTTTTAAAAGAAAGGGCTCATAATATTTGTAAGTTAGGGATAGCACAAGTTCCAGAAGGAAGAAGAATTTTTTCACAACTTGCCGTTAAAGATAATTTAAAATTAGGGCAATTTACTATAAAAGATAGTGTTGAGAAAAAAGAAGAAGATAGGGCAAACTTCTATAAAGTTTTTCCTAGAATGTCTGAAAGAAAAAATCAATTAGCAGGTACATTATCTGGTGGAGAACAACAAATGCTTGCTATGGGAAGAGCTTTGATGAGTAGACCTAAACTTTTAATTTTAGATGAGCCATCAATGGGACTTTCACCGCTATTTGTTAAAGAAATTTTTGGAGTTATAAAACAATTAAAAGAAAAAGGGACTACTATTTTATTAATAGAACAAAATGCTAAGATGGCACTTTCTATTTCTGACAGGGCTTATGTTATTGAAACAGGAGAGATAGTTCTTGAAGGAAATGCAAAAGATTTACTACATAATGATAGAGTAAAGAAAGCTTATCTTGGTGGATAA
- a CDS encoding ABC transporter ATP-binding protein produces MENKKPLLVAKDISISFGALKAVDNFNLEINSGELIGLIGPNGAGKTTVFNILTGVYNASSGEYILDGENVIKTSTSALVKKGLARTFQNIRLFKYLSVLDNVVTAYNFRMKYGILSGMLRFPSYWKEEKEAKEKAKALLKIFDLDKYANMHAGNLPYGEQRKLEIARAMATEPKILLLDEPAAGMNPKETEDLMNTIKLIRDKFGIAVLLIEHDMKLVLGICERLVVLNYGKILASGKPTEVINNPQVVEAYLGKEEE; encoded by the coding sequence GTGGAAAATAAAAAACCTCTTTTAGTTGCAAAAGATATATCAATTAGTTTTGGTGCTTTAAAAGCAGTTGATAATTTTAATTTAGAAATAAATTCAGGAGAATTAATAGGATTAATAGGACCTAATGGTGCAGGAAAAACAACAGTATTTAACATTTTAACAGGAGTATATAATGCAAGTTCAGGAGAATATATATTAGATGGAGAAAATGTTATTAAAACCTCAACTTCTGCTCTTGTAAAAAAAGGTTTGGCACGTACTTTTCAAAATATAAGATTATTTAAGTATCTATCAGTTTTAGATAATGTAGTTACTGCATATAATTTCCGTATGAAATATGGGATTTTATCAGGTATGCTTCGTTTTCCAAGTTATTGGAAAGAAGAAAAAGAAGCTAAAGAAAAGGCAAAGGCTCTTTTAAAAATATTTGATTTAGATAAGTATGCAAATATGCACGCAGGAAATCTTCCTTATGGAGAACAAAGAAAATTAGAGATTGCCAGAGCTATGGCAACAGAACCAAAAATTCTTCTTTTAGATGAACCAGCAGCAGGAATGAACCCAAAAGAAACAGAAGATTTAATGAATACTATAAAATTAATTCGTGATAAGTTTGGAATAGCAGTTTTATTAATAGAACATGATATGAAATTGGTACTTGGTATCTGTGAAAGATTAGTTGTTCTAAACTATGGAAAAATATTAGCAAGTGGAAAGCCTACTGAAGTTATAAATAATCCACAAGTTGTAGAAGCATATTTAGGTAAGGAGGAAGAATAA
- a CDS encoding branched-chain amino acid ABC transporter permease has translation MDKNKKLSYITTYVLLIILYFILFSLISSGFISRYQVGILILILINVILAASLNVTVGCLGQITLGHAGFMSIGAYTAALLTKSGLLSGYPGYVVALIIGGLVAGVIGFIIGIPALRLTGDYLAIITLAFGEIIRVLIEYFKFTGGAQGLTGIPRVNNFTLIYFITIFSVIFMYSVMTSRHGRAVLAIREDEIASGASGINTTYYKTFAFVLSAIFAGIAGGIYAHNLGILGAKQFDYNYSINILVMVVLGGMGSFTGSILSAIVLTILPEVLRSFAEYRMIVYPLILIIMMLFRPKGLLGREEFQISKVISYFTKKLKRGEVSGK, from the coding sequence ATGGATAAGAATAAAAAATTAAGTTACATAACTACTTATGTATTATTAATAATCCTATACTTTATATTATTCTCTTTAATAAGTTCAGGTTTCATAAGTAGATACCAAGTTGGAATTTTAATTTTGATTTTAATAAATGTCATTTTAGCAGCAAGTTTAAATGTAACTGTTGGTTGTTTAGGACAAATTACCTTAGGACATGCAGGTTTTATGTCAATAGGAGCATATACAGCAGCACTTTTAACTAAGTCTGGTCTTCTATCAGGTTATCCAGGCTATGTTGTAGCTTTAATAATAGGAGGACTTGTAGCAGGAGTAATTGGCTTTATAATAGGAATACCTGCTTTAAGACTTACTGGAGATTATCTTGCTATTATAACTCTGGCTTTTGGAGAAATTATAAGAGTATTGATTGAATATTTTAAATTTACAGGTGGAGCACAAGGATTAACAGGTATACCAAGAGTAAATAATTTCACATTAATATATTTTATAACAATATTTTCAGTTATATTTATGTATTCAGTTATGACAAGTAGACATGGTAGAGCAGTTTTAGCTATTCGTGAAGATGAAATAGCGAGTGGAGCTTCTGGAATAAATACAACATATTATAAAACTTTTGCCTTTGTATTATCGGCAATATTTGCTGGTATAGCAGGTGGAATATATGCACATAATCTAGGAATTTTAGGTGCAAAACAATTTGACTATAACTATTCAATAAATATACTTGTTATGGTTGTACTTGGTGGAATGGGAAGTTTCACAGGTTCAATCTTATCAGCAATAGTTCTTACTATTTTACCAGAAGTTTTAAGAAGTTTTGCAGAATACAGAATGATAGTTTATCCTTTAATTTTAATTATAATGATGTTATTCAGACCAAAAGGATTACTTGGTAGAGAAGAATTTCAAATAAGTAAAGTAATTTCATATTTTACTAAAAAATTGAAAAGAGGTGAAGTAAGTGGAAAATAA
- a CDS encoding branched-chain amino acid ABC transporter permease yields MEFLLQIINGLQIGSIYALVSLGYTMVYGIAQLINFAHGDIIMIGAYTSLFSIPLFTSLGLPVWATVIPAIIICALIGCLAERIAYRPLRNSPRISNLITAIGVSLFLENLFMKVFTPNTRSFPKIFNQAPITFGNGINISFGAVVTILTTIILSVGLQLFMKKTKYGKAMIATSQDYAASELVGINVDRTIQLTFAIGSGLAAVGSVLYVSAYPQIQPLMGSMLGIKAFVAAVLGGIGILPGAVLGGFILGIVESLTRAYLSSQLADAFVFSILIIVLLFKPTGILGKNVKEKV; encoded by the coding sequence ATGGAGTTTTTACTTCAAATAATTAATGGTTTACAAATAGGAAGTATCTATGCCCTAGTGTCTTTAGGATATACAATGGTATATGGTATAGCACAACTTATTAACTTTGCACATGGTGATATTATAATGATAGGAGCCTATACATCACTTTTTTCTATTCCATTATTTACATCATTAGGCTTACCAGTTTGGGCAACAGTTATTCCTGCAATAATTATCTGTGCACTTATAGGTTGTTTAGCTGAAAGAATAGCATATAGACCACTTAGAAATTCACCAAGAATTTCAAATTTAATAACTGCTATTGGAGTTAGTTTATTTTTAGAAAATCTTTTTATGAAAGTGTTTACACCAAATACAAGATCATTTCCTAAAATTTTTAATCAAGCACCAATAACTTTTGGAAATGGAATAAATATTAGTTTTGGAGCTGTTGTAACTATACTTACAACAATCATTTTATCTGTGGGTTTGCAATTATTTATGAAAAAAACAAAATATGGAAAAGCTATGATAGCAACAAGTCAAGACTATGCAGCTTCTGAATTGGTTGGAATAAATGTTGATAGAACAATACAATTAACATTTGCAATAGGTAGCGGACTTGCAGCAGTTGGTTCTGTATTATATGTTTCAGCTTATCCACAAATACAACCTTTAATGGGTTCAATGCTTGGAATAAAAGCCTTTGTTGCAGCGGTTTTAGGTGGAATTGGAATACTGCCAGGTGCAGTTTTAGGTGGATTTATATTAGGAATTGTTGAAAGTTTAACAAGAGCATATTTATCTTCACAACTAGCAGATGCTTTTGTATTTTCAATATTGATTATAGTTTTATTATTTAAACCTACTGGAATACTTGGAAAAAATGTAAAGGAGAAAGTATAA
- a CDS encoding ABC transporter substrate-binding protein — MKKKLLTTLLGASLLLVACGGEKTEEKSTKEDKTIKIGAMGPLTGAVAIYGISATNGLKLAVDEINANGGILGKQVELNLLDEKGDSTEAVNAYNKLVDWGMVALIGDVTSKPSVAVAEVAAQDGIPMITPTGTQLNITEAGSNVFRVCFTDPYQGVVLAKFTKDKLGAKTVAVISNNSSDYSDGVANAFVTEAEKQGIQVVAREGYSDGDKDFKAQLTKIAQQNPDVLFIPDYYEQDGLIAIQAREVGLKSVIVGSDGWDGVVKTVDPSSYSAIEDVYFANHYSTKDSNEKIQNFIKNYKEKYNDEPSAFSALSYDAAYLLKAAIEKAGTTDKEAVTKAIKEIQFEGITGQLTFDEKNNPVKSITIIKIVNGDYTFDSVVSK; from the coding sequence ATGAAGAAAAAATTATTAACTACACTATTAGGGGCTTCACTTTTATTAGTAGCTTGTGGAGGAGAAAAGACAGAAGAGAAATCTACAAAAGAGGATAAAACAATAAAAATTGGAGCTATGGGACCATTAACAGGAGCAGTTGCTATATATGGAATATCAGCAACTAATGGATTAAAATTAGCAGTTGATGAAATAAATGCAAATGGTGGAATACTTGGAAAACAAGTTGAATTAAATCTATTAGATGAAAAAGGAGATTCAACAGAAGCAGTAAATGCATATAATAAACTTGTTGATTGGGGAATGGTTGCACTAATTGGAGATGTTACTTCAAAACCAAGTGTTGCAGTTGCAGAAGTTGCAGCACAAGATGGAATTCCAATGATAACTCCTACTGGAACACAACTTAATATTACAGAAGCTGGTTCTAATGTATTTAGAGTATGTTTTACAGATCCATATCAAGGAGTAGTTCTTGCAAAATTTACAAAAGATAAATTAGGAGCAAAAACAGTAGCTGTTATATCTAATAATTCAAGTGACTACTCAGATGGAGTTGCTAATGCTTTTGTAACAGAAGCAGAAAAACAAGGAATTCAAGTCGTAGCAAGAGAAGGATATTCAGATGGAGATAAAGATTTTAAAGCTCAGCTTACAAAAATTGCTCAACAAAATCCAGATGTATTATTTATACCAGATTATTATGAACAAGATGGTTTAATTGCTATACAAGCAAGAGAAGTTGGATTAAAATCAGTTATAGTTGGCTCAGATGGTTGGGATGGAGTTGTTAAAACAGTAGATCCATCTTCTTATTCAGCAATAGAAGATGTATACTTTGCTAACCACTATTCTACAAAAGATAGCAATGAAAAAATCCAAAACTTTATAAAGAACTATAAAGAAAAATATAATGATGAGCCATCTGCATTTTCTGCTTTAAGTTATGATGCAGCTTATCTTTTAAAAGCAGCAATAGAAAAAGCAGGAACAACTGATAAAGAAGCAGTAACTAAGGCTATAAAAGAAATTCAATTTGAAGGTATTACAGGACAATTAACTTTTGATGAAAAGAATAACCCTGTAAAGAGTATAACTATAATTAAAATAGTAAATGGAGATTACACATTTGATTCAGTAGTATCAAAATAA
- a CDS encoding SDR family NAD(P)-dependent oxidoreductase: MEENRVKGKIAFISGASSGIGKATAEKLAQMGVNLILCARRENILNELKENLEKQYGIKVKNLVFDVRNYNDVLKNINSLDNEWKKIDILVNNAGLAVGLEKFYEYNMEDVDKMVDTNIKGFVYIANTIIPLMLATDKVCTIVNIGSVAGEIAYPNGSIYCATKFAVRAISDAMRSELIDKKIKVTNIKPGLVDTGFSLVRFRGDKEKADNVYKGIDPLYAEDIADTVAYVVNLPEKVQITDLSITPLHQANAIHIYKEK, encoded by the coding sequence ATGGAAGAAAATCGTGTTAAAGGAAAAATTGCATTTATTTCGGGAGCAAGTAGTGGAATAGGAAAAGCCACAGCAGAAAAATTAGCACAGATGGGAGTTAATTTAATTTTATGTGCTAGAAGAGAAAATATTTTAAATGAATTAAAAGAAAATCTTGAAAAACAATATGGAATTAAAGTTAAAAATTTGGTCTTTGATGTAAGAAACTATAATGATGTTTTAAAAAATATAAATTCATTAGATAATGAATGGAAGAAAATTGATATATTAGTTAATAATGCTGGACTTGCAGTTGGACTTGAAAAATTCTATGAATATAATATGGAAGATGTAGATAAAATGGTTGATACCAATATAAAAGGGTTTGTATATATTGCAAATACAATTATTCCTCTTATGTTAGCAACTGATAAAGTTTGTACAATAGTTAATATAGGCTCTGTTGCAGGAGAAATAGCGTATCCAAATGGAAGCATATACTGTGCAACAAAATTTGCAGTGAGAGCAATAAGTGATGCTATGAGATCAGAACTTATAGATAAGAAAATAAAAGTTACTAATATAAAACCTGGACTTGTTGATACAGGATTCAGTTTAGTTAGATTTAGAGGAGATAAAGAAAAAGCTGATAATGTCTATAAAGGAATAGATCCTTTATATGCAGAAGATATAGCAGATACAGTAGCTTATGTTGTTAATTTACCAGAAAAAGTACAAATTACAGATTTATCTATAACACCATTACATCAAGCAAATGCTATACATATTTATAAAGAAAAATAA